In Topomyia yanbarensis strain Yona2022 chromosome 2, ASM3024719v1, whole genome shotgun sequence, one DNA window encodes the following:
- the LOC131681718 gene encoding mucin-2-like: MRRRVDLNLIIRIWLVLISIKNSQSENAEPRALELSVPWRPLPYHVPQQQLISVASFDTTSKDELVHIAQHNAQILKHFNQPITQYQNQNTFQVQSASQQHHQLQRGHTPGPKYMTTPLLLTNVSPAIHTTARHSSSYGKSDQITTLNIVHPSTPKISHLAPVGVKSGKFNAQFREPVHNSPPGIQQKSTMQPHPVMNKLQTHMAVAYRQKQPVPATSNRLEHFVMPNQLYGTYIQFGQASSPMHTAKTKFISQLASHPSFDAHLKGLLHAGVGAGYPQTFSHMKNLHKMNYLQQPNKLQPFYNHISSDADLPMKLLSSGEKESSYNPTTTPSPLFPHIPPSVLTPFFQQVQQQQQQNKYSFNLKTQHPAPPAASPTPTTHTFKEKPHKIQHPHFQFETHQVHPTQFGSFKEHHGGETFGFTSYQSHQQPPIDHQPHEVAKFKEIKHHNGFNEIHDEYSKNLVPPPPSTQQAFLPTIQNHPDPSKDPIEILNKYNINPHSPLQDANRFAYESFAKPGSSSHTHTSTPSSIPTTTSSSFHFPSTTTPRQPFYSHSITFGGEHKNYNSPVLVTPINDNWIGRDKFTTTEKPNIFKNLFRSTESEYKQHKLMHPGYTGLPPNKRPSTTTPGTVSDASTEEPLITHSFFTIEDAISDPTLIPPGSRNKYKYTTEAEENRLDEANPEIVTFGPYLESQEQGTTTIYPMFKSKGRRRRPKPQQSTEVSAETDSTESPNKTRLRARTRPTTEAENETKTTQSPPTTTFLAEESSIRKQRKKLPTNFTRNRFSPSGNRDESDQDRPNGDQHEVFTQAPPVITTAPNSFFIFNGNDNNQFSFGGNGFRSRFRPGNGDRATSAEPKPIRQKTKLSDELDELFKSDEFTRDNESTRLNFKLPNTKPSQRPPSVSFGFSTTTTSASINSDESSAEINRTRAELNRPRFSIKEYRSKLNRSSTTTVATSFGTPDLELTTQAATKLRFPTRNRFLMNSRPNKTIDSNEVLLLSSSTTEKSTAVNETTTTRTSFRPTGTRSYNRFTVKKATTDIPQQMPSSTTSRIINRGRIRQQDSTTQSSLNRTAIPSSLNTNTLANRRPTKISLRQRIQNFNRKKEPDSTQKDSEQDNNSLLASSDETKVPIDDLSSLGTVDTQQRYEDSVPASSSSTTTTEVYRLPETAIMKIFPKDSSSNSFSDGDWDLNSASSDYSKRVVELTLSASKEKGFKSVNKGLLSRRVPGYFTLATEDPILPIEAFFPQVKKVSA; the protein is encoded by the exons GTTCCATGGAGACCCCTTCCCTACCACGTGCCTCAGCAGCAGCTGATTAGTGTAGCCAGTTTTGATACTACCAGTAAGgatgaactagttcatattgcGCAGCACAATGCGCAAATCCTCAAGCATTTTAATCAGCCCATCACCCAGTACCAGAACCAGAACACCTTCCAGGTACAATCGGCCAGCCAGCAACATCATCAATTACAACGCGGCCACACTCCTGGTCCCAAGTATATGACCACACCGCTTCTGCTGACTAATGTGAGCCCCGCCATCCACACCACCGCCCGGCATTCCAGTTCATACGGAAAATCGGACCAAATAACCACACTGAACATTGTGCACCCATCCACGCCAAAGATCTCTCATCTCGCTCCGGTTGGAGTAAAGTCGGGAAAATTCAATGCCCAGTTCAG GGAGCCTGTCCACAATTCACCACCGGGGATTCAACAAAAGTCCACCATGCAGCCTCATCCGGTTATGAACAAGCTTCAAACACACATGGCGGTTGCCTACAGACAGAAACAACCCGTACCAGCCACCTCAAACCGCTTGGAGCATTTTGTCATGCCGAATCAGTTGTACGGTACCTACATCCAATTCGGACAGGCTTCTAGCCCCATGCACACAGCAAAAACCAAATTCATCAGCCAACTCGCCAGCCATCCTAGCTTTGATGCCCACCTCAAAGGTTTACTGCATGCTGGCGTTGGAGCTGGCTATCCGCAGACATTCTCGCATATGAAAAATCTCCATAAGATGAACTACTTGCAGCAGCCAAACAAACTACAGCCGTTCTACAATCATATCTCGTCAGATGCGGATCTTCCGATGAAGTTGCTTTCGTCTGGCGAAAAAGAATCAAGCTACAATCCGACCACCACACCCAGTCCACTCTTCCCTCATATCCCACCAAGTGTTCTAACCCCTTTCTTTCAGCAGgttcaacagcagcagcagcaaaatAAATACAGTTTCAATTTGAAAACACAGCATCCTGCCCCACCCGCCGCTTCACCAACTCCCACAACTCACACATTCAAAGAGAAACCTCATAAAATACAGCATCCTCATTTCCAATTCGAAACACATCAAGTTCATCCAACCCAGTTTGGTTCCTTCAAAGAACATCATGGAGGGGAAACGTTTGGTTTCACTTCTTACCAAAGCCATCAGCAGCCACCAATCGATCACCAGCCTCACGAAGTGGCCAAATTCAAAGAAATCAAACATCACAACGGATTCAATGAAATACATGATGAATACAGTAAAAATCTAGTCCCACCACCACCAAGCACCCAGCAAGCATTCCTACCTACTATTCAAAATCATCCAGATCCAAGCAAGGACCCGATAGAAATTCTGAACAAATACAACATAAACCCCCATTCCCCGCTTCAGGATGCAAACCGCTTCGCTTATGAATCATTTGCGAAACCTGGATCATCTTCTCATACGCACACCTCTACGCCCAGCTCTATTCCAACAACCACTTCTTCCTCATTTCATTTTCCATCGACCACAACTCCTCGCCAACCATTCTATTCACACTCGATCACCTTCGGTGGTGAGCACAAAAACTACAACAGCCCCGTTCTTGTTACGCCCATCAACGATAACTGGATAGGCCGGGATAAGTTTACAACCACCGAGAAACCcaacattttcaaaaatcttttccGTTCGACGGAAAGTGAATACAAACAGCACAAGCTTATGCACCCTGGCTATACCGGGTTACCACCAAATAAACGACCATCAACAACGACCCCCGGAACGGTATCAGATGCTTCCACGGAAGAGCCCCTAATCACTCACAGCTTCTTCACGATTGAAGATGCAATCTCGGATCCTACACTAATTCCTCCCGGAAGTCGAAATAAGTACAAGTATACCACGGAAGCAGAAGAGAATCGCTTAGACGAAGCCAACCCGGAAATTGTAACCTTCGGTCCCTATCTGGAATCACAAGAACAGGGCACAACGACCATATATCCGATGTTCAAATCCAAGGGCAGAAGGCGTCGCCCGAAGCCACAGCAAAGCACTGAAGTCTCGGCGGAAACCGATTCCACGGAGAGTCCAAACAAAACTCGACTCCGAGCCCGAACGCGACCAACTACCGAAGCGGAAAACGAAACCAAAACTACGCAATCGCCCCCCACAACTACCTTCCTCGCGGAAGAAAGCTCAATCCGAAAGCAACGAAAGAAGTTGCCAACAAACTTCACCCGAAATCGGTTCAGCCCAAGCGGTAACCGTGACGAGTCAGATCAAGATCGACCGAATGGGGATCAGCATGAAGTTTTCACACAAGCACCACCGGTCATCACGACGGCACCAAATTCGTTCTTTATCTTCAATGGTAACGACAACAATCAGTTTTCATTCGGAGGCAATGGTTTTCGGTCACGCTTCAGACCCGGCAATGGGGATCGAGCTACCAGTGCGGAACCAAAGCCCATTCGTCAGAAAACTAAACTAAGCGATGAACTGGACGAACTGTTCAAGTCGGATGAGTTTACCCGCGACAACGAAAGTACGCGGCTTAATTTTAAGCTCCCTAATACCAAACCGAGTCAACGACCGCCGTCAGTTTCCTTCGGCTTCAGTACGACAACAACCTCCGCCAGTATCAATTCGGATGAAAGCAGCGCAGAGATCAATAGAACTCGGGCGGAGCTCAACCGTCCTCGATTCAGCATTAAGGAGTACCGCAGCAAACTGAACAGATCATCAACGACGACGGTGGCGACATCTTTCGGTACACCCGATCTGGAGTTGACAACACAGGCAGCGACAAAACTTCGCTTCCCTACCAGAAATCGTTTCCTGATGAATAGTCGTCCGAATAAAACCATTGACTCTAATGAGGTGCTCTTGCTTAGTTCTAGCACtaccgagaagtcgactgcggtCAATGAGACGACAACGACGAGGACTTCGTTTCGACCTACGGGCACGAGAAGCTACAATAGGTTCACAGTGAAGAAGGCTACCACGGATATACCTCAGCAGATGCCCTCTTCGACAACCTCCAGGATAATTAATCGAGGTCGGATACGGCAGCAGGACTCAACGACACAATCG TCACTCAACCGAACTGCCATTCCGTCAAGCCTGAACACCAACACACTTGCAAACCGTCGGCCAACTAAAATCAGCCTTCGTCAACGCATCCAGAACTTTAATCGTAAAAAAGAACCTGACAGCACACAGAAAGACTCCGAGCAGGACAACAATAGCTTGTTAGCTTCATCGGACGAAACCAAAGTGCCGATTGACGACCTAAGCAGTCTAGGTACGGTCGACACGCAGCAACGCTACGAGGACAGCGTTCCGGCATCGTCGTCATCCACCACCACGACCGAGGTGTATCGACTTCCAGAGACGGCGATCATGAAAATATTCCCAAAAGATTCCTCGTCCAACTCGTTCAGCGACGGGGACTGGGATTTGAACAGTGCATCGTCGGATTACTCGAAGCGGGTGGTTGAATTGACACTGTCCGCCAGCAAGGAGAAGGGTTTCAAATCGGTCAATAAGGGCCTGTTATCGAGGCGGGTTCCCGGATATTTCACTCTGGCCACCGAGGATCCGATTCTTCCAATTGAGGCGTTCTTCCCACAGGTTAAGAAAGTGAGTGCGTGA